One stretch of Nocardia mangyaensis DNA includes these proteins:
- the mobF gene encoding MobF family relaxase → MVATIHRVAAGNGYQYYLRKTAANDRTARGRSSLSQYYSDHGEAPGRWHGTGLTALGIAAGTEVTEAQMKSLFGQGLHPNAEQIKTEVYERQIALGADDRDATRAAEKATKLGNKFAVYKVRSEYRKRCTDAYRAHNSERNIEPTTAIPDDERAHIRSRVATEMFTTEYGRPPLNARELSGWVAKNSRVNQAALAGLEIAFSPVKSVSVLWALAPPDMAARIEAAHQRAIGDALTWLERNGLFTRLGRNGVRHVEVEGIVAACFTHRDSRAGDPDLHTHVLIANKVRTLDGKWRTIDSRLFHEAAVTVSEIYDSRLEHHLELALNLQFETRPDRNIHQVPVREVIGVPLELIHAWSQRGTAINARLDQLTADFQTTFGREPTPEEVYGLADRATLDTRPAKHLPESHTQQSETWLAQATTLLGGREPVEAVAIRVVAVPRIPRPDPDAVFIAATAERALAAASQRRSTWRPFNLRAEVERQLRGQISPADWAWVPDKVVADALSPRSAVARGDPDLTDERGLRAVPAWLRHRDSSPVHVRPNSQIYTTEATLDVEAALIELSIEPGARILDPALLTSAVTDYNTAHPDRPLNAGQVGVISSFATSGLRVHTANAPAGTGKTTAMQVLTSAWHSSGGTVLGMAPTAAAAAVLGESINTRAETVDKLLDVINRHSPRTDSPTIVRDHPPSLPQWVLDIDDRTLVIVDEHVKLGNTKRLQLLQFLSRRGATVRCIGDDRQLPAIEAGGADADMNAASPEQTLTLSHVVRFASTGEATASIGLREGDPAALAWYLDNDRIHAGHTGSVYDDTYTAWAADNVAGRDAVMLAPTHQVVSALNARARADRLTRTGTKTGTEVALVDGLSGSVGDTVRTRRNNPKLRFGDTDWVRNGYSWTITDVHEDGSLTVSHRRGGTDTDKTVRLPVEYVRVHVHLGYAATIDSAQGITADACHVALSGRESRQQFYVAMTRGIHANHAYIATALDGAEGSIYTEPAVYPRTAVEVLQRVLARDGAQKSAHTELRDALDPALRIGRAVDIYLDTLGLAAEHALGSDRLAELDRAADTIHPDLTESPAYPVLRQHLALIALTGADPVAALRSAAAARELDTADDPAAVLDWRLDPSGAHSTGRGPLSWTPGLPTGVADEALAEPVRARERIVSALVEQIRDAAAGWTPATAPAWARPLLGTDPALIGELAVWRAGLHVPDTDTRPTGPARYTDLERLHQKRLQQRVIDAYGDPALPRNRWADVVDNLDSRISTDALWPVVADKIDLAARSGLDITGLLTDAATQRPLPDEMPAAALWARLELEPSALDTTGTDLLRPDWLPDLEAVLGTDMSEQVTSEPAWPRVVAAVERATSTWSPRDLLVTAYELLQGAQPDDAAPLRADQLAAALAWRIDALHHHTPTPQPPTQETEPPAPEPTTPDAEREPSASSATAAPTANEPDDATVVTVISDPLEEDLVTGIEGIARLFATGRVADAVAAFRGFSTELSDDEQAVLTAVSETLYQYSFPVALARLRWAEQQFPQHRALIHACTPSTDPHTFHRDTEPERGRPHPVYDHREHVDPTITPAVFDPIQAAGNDAFDTYLDDAERFDSRYMALTGERHSPSGAGYPIDYDLAAMPAIVGLPCVDCSTERPRNASSPVPPRHSDDGLCHDCRDNERPGIPDHNPADHLVARCAHIAETQPAPAALAMLRRDWRTLDQPGRAVIQQWLTNNPLTEQPFPVLEPLQRLTDRDLADAIDGLAQRLGNSATEAEFFAPIRHDGFDSEPDPFVVAHQDAADTARDTAQMRADELDSAIRRLRVTSDALDTAREALDALPLIRRAARHSMQSRINDLSREHRERGAEHQQARDIARAANRHANELIAQAERSAADDETRRSGEQSRAAAESTVARDATVAALHQGLESELAAHRAEHNRRQNLTNPQRRLEERARQQHAATADEFTVEERSAVEGTGPDYRSGMGL, encoded by the coding sequence ATGGTCGCGACCATTCATCGAGTCGCCGCAGGAAACGGCTACCAATATTATCTGCGGAAAACCGCCGCGAACGACAGAACCGCTCGTGGGCGGTCATCGCTGTCGCAGTACTACTCCGATCACGGCGAAGCACCCGGACGTTGGCACGGCACCGGACTGACCGCGCTCGGCATCGCCGCTGGTACGGAAGTGACCGAGGCTCAGATGAAGTCGCTGTTCGGTCAGGGCCTTCATCCGAACGCCGAACAGATCAAGACTGAGGTCTACGAACGCCAGATCGCGCTCGGCGCCGACGACCGCGACGCCACCCGTGCGGCAGAGAAGGCAACCAAATTGGGCAACAAATTCGCCGTCTACAAGGTTCGTTCGGAGTACCGCAAGCGCTGTACCGATGCCTACCGTGCGCACAATTCGGAACGGAATATAGAGCCGACCACCGCAATTCCCGACGACGAACGCGCACATATTCGCTCGCGAGTCGCGACCGAAATGTTCACCACCGAGTACGGCCGCCCACCTCTGAACGCACGAGAGTTGTCGGGATGGGTCGCCAAAAACTCGCGCGTGAACCAGGCCGCGCTGGCCGGTCTCGAGATCGCCTTCTCCCCGGTGAAGAGTGTGTCGGTGCTGTGGGCGTTGGCCCCACCGGACATGGCAGCCCGGATCGAGGCCGCCCACCAGCGTGCGATCGGTGATGCGTTGACGTGGTTGGAGCGCAACGGCTTGTTCACCCGGCTCGGCCGTAACGGGGTCCGACACGTCGAAGTCGAGGGGATCGTCGCGGCCTGTTTCACCCATCGCGACAGCCGCGCAGGCGATCCCGACCTACACACCCACGTCCTGATCGCCAACAAGGTCCGCACCCTGGACGGGAAATGGCGCACGATCGACTCCCGGCTGTTCCACGAAGCCGCCGTCACGGTCTCGGAGATCTACGACTCCCGCCTCGAGCACCATCTCGAACTCGCACTCAATCTGCAGTTCGAAACCCGCCCCGACCGCAACATCCACCAAGTCCCCGTCCGTGAGGTCATCGGCGTCCCGCTGGAACTGATCCACGCCTGGTCGCAGCGAGGCACCGCGATCAACGCGCGCCTGGACCAACTCACCGCCGATTTCCAGACAACCTTCGGCCGCGAACCCACCCCGGAAGAGGTCTACGGTCTCGCCGACCGGGCGACGTTGGATACCCGTCCGGCCAAACACCTTCCGGAGTCGCACACCCAGCAAAGTGAGACCTGGCTGGCCCAGGCCACCACGCTGCTCGGTGGCCGTGAGCCGGTTGAAGCGGTAGCGATACGCGTGGTGGCGGTGCCGCGGATACCTCGCCCGGACCCGGACGCCGTATTCATCGCCGCGACCGCCGAGCGTGCGCTGGCCGCAGCGTCGCAGCGACGCTCGACGTGGCGGCCGTTCAATCTGCGTGCCGAGGTCGAACGCCAACTGCGCGGCCAGATCAGCCCGGCCGACTGGGCCTGGGTTCCCGACAAAGTTGTCGCCGACGCGCTCTCACCACGGTCTGCGGTCGCGCGTGGTGATCCCGACCTCACCGACGAGCGCGGGCTGCGGGCGGTGCCCGCCTGGTTGCGCCACCGCGACAGCAGCCCCGTTCATGTACGCCCGAACTCCCAGATCTACACCACCGAAGCCACTCTCGATGTCGAAGCTGCGCTCATCGAGCTGTCGATCGAGCCCGGCGCCCGCATCCTGGATCCCGCACTGCTGACCAGCGCGGTCACGGACTACAACACCGCGCATCCTGATCGGCCGCTCAATGCCGGCCAGGTCGGTGTCATCTCTTCTTTCGCCACGTCCGGGTTGCGTGTGCATACCGCCAACGCCCCTGCCGGAACCGGCAAGACCACCGCCATGCAAGTTCTCACCAGCGCATGGCATTCCAGCGGCGGCACCGTCCTCGGGATGGCGCCCACCGCTGCGGCGGCTGCTGTGCTCGGGGAGTCGATCAATACCCGCGCCGAGACCGTGGACAAGCTTCTCGACGTCATCAACCGCCACTCCCCGCGCACGGATTCGCCCACGATCGTGCGGGATCATCCGCCGTCGTTGCCGCAATGGGTCCTCGACATCGACGACCGAACGCTGGTGATCGTCGACGAGCACGTCAAACTCGGCAACACCAAACGTCTCCAGCTGCTGCAGTTCCTCTCCCGACGCGGCGCGACGGTGCGCTGCATCGGCGACGACCGGCAACTGCCCGCGATCGAAGCCGGTGGCGCCGATGCCGACATGAACGCCGCCTCCCCCGAGCAAACGTTGACGCTTTCGCACGTGGTCCGGTTCGCATCCACCGGCGAAGCAACGGCTTCGATCGGGCTGCGCGAGGGCGACCCGGCCGCGCTGGCCTGGTATCTGGACAACGACCGCATCCACGCCGGGCACACCGGATCGGTCTACGACGACACCTACACAGCGTGGGCCGCTGACAACGTCGCCGGTCGCGACGCGGTCATGTTGGCACCCACACATCAGGTCGTGAGCGCGCTCAACGCACGCGCCCGCGCCGACAGACTCACCCGAACCGGCACGAAAACCGGTACCGAAGTGGCCCTCGTGGACGGTCTTTCCGGCTCGGTCGGTGACACTGTGCGCACCCGACGCAACAACCCGAAGCTGCGTTTCGGCGACACCGATTGGGTCCGCAACGGCTACTCCTGGACTATCACCGACGTCCATGAGGACGGTTCACTGACGGTTTCGCATCGACGCGGAGGCACCGACACCGACAAAACGGTGCGGCTTCCGGTCGAGTATGTGCGCGTCCATGTGCACCTCGGGTACGCCGCGACGATCGATTCCGCACAAGGAATCACCGCCGACGCCTGCCACGTCGCACTGTCCGGGCGCGAATCCCGCCAACAGTTCTACGTCGCGATGACCCGCGGAATCCACGCCAACCACGCCTACATCGCCACCGCCCTCGACGGCGCCGAAGGCTCGATCTACACCGAACCCGCCGTCTACCCGCGCACCGCAGTCGAAGTTTTACAGCGAGTGTTGGCTCGCGACGGGGCACAGAAGTCAGCGCACACCGAACTCCGTGACGCCCTCGACCCGGCTTTGCGAATCGGGCGGGCGGTCGATATATACCTCGACACCCTCGGCCTGGCCGCCGAACACGCCCTCGGCTCCGACCGTCTCGCAGAACTCGACCGTGCCGCCGACACCATTCACCCCGACTTGACCGAGAGCCCCGCCTACCCGGTGCTCCGCCAACACCTGGCCCTGATCGCACTCACCGGCGCCGATCCAGTAGCCGCACTTCGCTCTGCGGCGGCTGCCCGCGAGCTCGACACCGCCGACGATCCTGCCGCGGTGCTGGACTGGCGTCTGGATCCCTCTGGAGCGCATTCCACCGGCAGAGGACCTCTGTCCTGGACGCCAGGACTCCCCACCGGTGTTGCCGATGAAGCTCTCGCTGAACCTGTTCGGGCACGCGAACGGATCGTGTCTGCCCTCGTCGAACAGATCCGTGATGCCGCGGCAGGGTGGACACCGGCCACCGCACCCGCGTGGGCGCGACCACTGCTGGGCACCGATCCTGCGTTGATCGGCGAGCTCGCGGTGTGGCGGGCCGGACTCCACGTCCCCGACACCGACACCCGGCCCACCGGCCCCGCCCGCTACACCGACCTCGAACGCCTACACCAGAAACGTCTGCAACAACGCGTCATCGACGCCTACGGTGACCCGGCACTCCCCCGCAATCGATGGGCCGACGTCGTCGATAACCTCGATTCTCGTATCAGCACCGATGCGTTGTGGCCGGTCGTGGCTGACAAGATCGACCTCGCCGCGCGTTCCGGACTCGACATCACCGGCCTGCTGACAGATGCGGCAACACAGCGGCCGTTACCCGATGAGATGCCCGCCGCGGCATTGTGGGCGCGCCTGGAACTGGAACCTTCCGCCCTCGACACCACCGGCACCGACCTACTCCGCCCCGACTGGCTACCCGACCTCGAAGCCGTTCTGGGCACCGACATGTCCGAACAAGTCACGTCCGAACCGGCCTGGCCTCGTGTCGTCGCCGCCGTCGAGCGGGCCACCAGTACCTGGTCGCCTCGCGATCTACTCGTCACTGCCTACGAACTTCTCCAAGGCGCGCAACCCGACGACGCTGCACCGCTGCGCGCCGACCAACTCGCCGCCGCACTGGCCTGGCGCATCGACGCACTGCACCACCACACCCCGACACCGCAACCACCCACCCAGGAGACAGAACCCCCAGCGCCTGAACCGACCACCCCAGACGCCGAGAGGGAGCCCTCGGCCAGTTCTGCTACAGCCGCGCCGACCGCAAATGAACCCGACGACGCTACTGTCGTCACCGTTATCAGCGACCCCCTTGAGGAAGACCTCGTCACTGGTATCGAAGGCATCGCCCGATTGTTCGCGACAGGGCGAGTCGCTGACGCTGTCGCCGCATTCCGGGGCTTCAGCACCGAGCTGTCCGACGACGAACAAGCGGTCCTCACCGCAGTCTCGGAAACCCTCTACCAGTACAGCTTCCCCGTCGCGCTGGCTCGACTGCGCTGGGCCGAGCAACAATTCCCGCAACACCGTGCGCTGATCCACGCGTGCACCCCCTCGACCGATCCGCATACCTTCCACCGCGATACCGAACCGGAGCGTGGCCGACCCCATCCTGTCTACGACCACCGCGAACACGTCGACCCCACGATCACACCGGCAGTGTTCGACCCGATTCAGGCCGCCGGCAACGACGCCTTCGACACCTACCTCGACGACGCCGAACGTTTCGACAGCCGCTATATGGCACTAACGGGAGAGCGGCACAGCCCGTCAGGCGCTGGTTACCCGATCGACTACGACTTGGCCGCAATGCCCGCCATCGTTGGCCTGCCGTGCGTCGACTGCAGCACCGAGCGTCCCCGCAACGCCAGCTCCCCCGTACCTCCACGACACTCCGACGACGGTCTTTGCCACGACTGCCGAGACAACGAACGGCCAGGTATCCCCGACCACAACCCTGCCGATCACTTGGTCGCGCGATGCGCGCACATCGCCGAAACACAGCCTGCGCCTGCGGCGCTAGCGATGCTGCGCCGCGACTGGCGCACACTCGACCAACCCGGGCGCGCTGTCATCCAGCAGTGGCTGACCAACAATCCGCTCACCGAACAGCCATTCCCGGTCCTCGAGCCGCTGCAGCGTTTGACCGATCGCGACCTCGCCGACGCGATCGACGGACTGGCCCAACGGCTCGGCAACTCCGCCACCGAGGCTGAATTCTTCGCACCCATCCGACACGACGGCTTCGACTCCGAACCCGACCCGTTCGTGGTCGCACACCAGGATGCTGCCGACACTGCCCGCGACACCGCACAAATGCGCGCCGACGAACTCGACAGCGCCATCCGGCGACTCCGCGTTACCAGCGACGCGCTCGATACTGCCCGCGAAGCGCTCGACGCGCTGCCCCTGATCAGGCGTGCGGCACGCCACTCCATGCAGAGCCGTATCAACGACTTGTCTCGAGAACATCGCGAGCGTGGCGCGGAACATCAACAGGCCCGCGACATCGCCCGTGCGGCGAACCGACACGCCAACGAACTGATTGCCCAGGCCGAGCGCTCCGCTGCCGACGACGAGACGCGCCGAAGCGGTGAACAATCTCGAGCTGCCGCCGAAAGCACTGTCGCACGCGATGCCACCGTCGCGGCGCTCCACCAAGGGCTCGAATCCGAGCTCGCTGCTCATCGCGCAGAACACAACAGGCGACAGAATCTGACCAATCCTCAACGGCGGCTGGAAGAACGCGCGCGCCAACAACATGCGGCCACCGCCGATGAGTTCACGGTTGAGGAACGCTCTGCAGTAGAGGGCACCGGGCCTGACTACCGATCGGGCATGGGTCTCTAG
- a CDS encoding PGN_0703 family putative restriction endonuclease produces MEPEQALGPQNPGDGPLLRRVRLHQSWYRATVLGLPRWGTTRGRSPRQLGSVLCEQDAAAGLNFVSLAVKQLYDARHAAGWGIDPSSMAYMTSSQALTINLFGLLSQDDAWLLRCLNEWLGRVDLTSIDTVELEFAPARRSQHLNDQTRIDVLVVVAGARGTEVVAIEIKYTDRFNSRYVDISTPSYRELAMNSGIWADPTHVLTDRRVNQLTRIHALATSHGLSLNIRTPVSLLVLAHELDTSAGQIVNKYRECVTTSVVQLISLRTACESIATTAPPSQRTTARLLQLRYGDEHVSAWPQPSPRSSSLR; encoded by the coding sequence ATGGAACCGGAACAGGCCCTCGGACCTCAGAACCCAGGCGATGGGCCACTCCTCCGCCGAGTCCGACTCCACCAATCATGGTATCGAGCAACGGTGCTCGGGCTTCCGCGGTGGGGCACGACGCGAGGCCGCTCTCCCCGGCAACTCGGTAGCGTGCTGTGCGAACAGGACGCCGCCGCCGGTCTGAACTTTGTCTCCCTCGCCGTCAAACAGCTGTACGATGCCCGGCATGCGGCAGGGTGGGGAATCGACCCGTCTTCCATGGCCTACATGACCTCCAGCCAGGCACTGACCATCAACCTGTTCGGCCTCCTGAGCCAGGACGACGCATGGCTCCTCAGGTGCTTGAACGAGTGGCTCGGCCGGGTCGACCTCACGAGCATCGACACCGTTGAGCTGGAGTTCGCTCCTGCGCGCCGCAGCCAGCACCTCAATGATCAGACCCGCATCGACGTCCTCGTCGTCGTCGCGGGCGCCCGTGGCACGGAGGTCGTCGCGATCGAGATCAAGTATACGGACCGCTTCAACAGCCGGTACGTGGACATTTCCACACCCTCCTATCGCGAGCTGGCCATGAATAGCGGTATCTGGGCGGACCCCACGCACGTGCTGACAGATCGGCGCGTGAATCAGCTCACACGCATCCACGCATTGGCGACATCGCACGGCCTATCACTCAACATCCGCACACCCGTCTCTCTACTCGTGTTGGCCCACGAGCTGGATACCTCAGCTGGCCAAATCGTCAACAAGTACAGGGAATGTGTCACCACATCAGTGGTGCAATTGATATCGCTCCGCACCGCCTGCGAATCAATCGCGACTACGGCCCCACCAAGTCAGCGAACCACTGCTCGGCTATTGCAACTCCGCTATGGGGACGAGCATGTGAGCGCGTGGCCACAACCGAGCCCGCGCTCAAGCAGCCTTCGGTAG
- a CDS encoding DUF4192 domain-containing protein, with product MSSPRVRKGPVVEAYDEDHASALDESAPNLDPADDKVAVRHVADPGELIAAIPGMLGFCPTLSLVVASLGTHPDKDDVQVIGALTRFDIDSAADPAEARGLARLLESVRQCRNTSSTIVVVIDDRPTGSTNAEHLLRHLSQAGIEPSHAWWVTQIATDVEYQDLFHRGRDGTVSDPRASTVAFARVLDGHPIYAARHELTDLLDSDPVLAQQVWPYRGWAVVRYRDDLAAARTPDRVRDHRRDRILWVLSQVSTAEEKRPSPQDLAMVAALLRDRTIRDIMYGLARSEHHGAAEALWRQIASATDGLDRAEAATLFAYSSYHHANTVLAGIAIATALDAEPTHAIAQLLAIALDEHLPPEKIQGMAEAGISIAANLGIDIT from the coding sequence ATGTCCTCGCCTCGAGTCCGAAAGGGACCTGTCGTGGAAGCCTATGACGAAGACCATGCATCTGCGCTCGATGAGTCTGCCCCGAACCTGGATCCGGCAGATGACAAAGTCGCCGTCCGCCACGTCGCGGACCCCGGGGAATTGATCGCTGCGATCCCGGGCATGCTCGGATTCTGTCCCACCCTGTCACTGGTAGTGGCGTCGCTCGGCACCCACCCCGACAAGGACGATGTCCAGGTGATCGGTGCGCTAACCCGGTTCGACATCGACTCCGCCGCCGACCCGGCCGAGGCCCGTGGTCTGGCACGCCTGCTGGAATCGGTACGCCAGTGCCGGAACACCAGTTCCACGATCGTCGTCGTCATCGACGACCGCCCGACCGGATCCACCAACGCCGAACATCTACTGCGCCACCTCTCCCAAGCAGGGATCGAGCCCAGCCACGCCTGGTGGGTCACCCAGATCGCGACCGATGTCGAATACCAGGACCTGTTCCATCGCGGCCGCGATGGCACCGTGAGTGACCCTCGCGCCTCCACGGTCGCGTTCGCTCGGGTCCTGGACGGCCACCCGATCTACGCCGCCCGACACGAACTCACCGACCTGCTCGACTCGGACCCGGTCCTGGCCCAGCAGGTTTGGCCCTACCGCGGTTGGGCCGTTGTCCGCTACCGCGACGACCTCGCCGCCGCACGCACCCCCGACCGCGTGCGCGATCACCGACGTGACCGCATCCTGTGGGTCCTGTCTCAGGTCAGCACCGCGGAAGAAAAGCGGCCCAGCCCGCAGGATCTCGCCATGGTCGCCGCGCTGCTGCGAGACAGGACTATCCGCGACATCATGTACGGCCTCGCCCGCAGCGAGCACCACGGCGCGGCCGAGGCACTGTGGCGCCAGATCGCGTCGGCGACCGACGGTCTCGACCGCGCCGAGGCCGCCACCTTGTTCGCCTACAGCTCCTACCACCACGCCAACACCGTGCTCGCCGGGATCGCCATTGCCACCGCCCTCGACGCTGAGCCGACCCACGCCATAGCGCAACTGCTGGCGATCGCACTCGACGAGCACCTGCCCCCCGAGAAGATTCAGGGCATGGCCGAAGCCGGTATTTCGATCGCGGCCAATCTCGGCATCGACATCACCTGA
- a CDS encoding single-stranded DNA-binding protein, with product MPGEPTLPLIGNLSSEVELTFTPSGVAVAHFTVASTPRYFDRTSNQWRDGDPLFLRCNLWRDAAENAAESLVKGARVLVWGRLKQRSYETRDGDKRTVYELEVDELGPSLRFARAKVTRTTGETGNGPRSGGFGQRDSTTSTTRSSTETAMASGAADPWASDSTTRSDGRESWETPVLAGAGAGFGEPPF from the coding sequence ATGCCCGGCGAACCCACACTGCCCCTGATAGGCAACCTGTCCTCCGAGGTCGAGCTGACTTTCACACCTTCGGGTGTGGCGGTCGCGCACTTCACCGTCGCTTCCACACCGCGCTACTTCGACCGCACCTCCAACCAGTGGCGCGACGGTGACCCGTTGTTCCTGCGGTGCAACCTGTGGCGAGACGCCGCGGAAAATGCCGCGGAGTCACTGGTCAAGGGCGCGCGGGTCTTGGTGTGGGGAAGGCTCAAGCAGCGCAGCTACGAAACCCGCGACGGCGACAAGCGCACCGTCTACGAGCTCGAGGTCGACGAACTCGGGCCCAGCTTGCGTTTCGCCCGCGCGAAAGTCACCCGCACGACCGGCGAAACCGGCAACGGCCCTCGCAGTGGTGGGTTCGGCCAGCGCGACTCCACGACATCCACCACCCGTTCGAGCACCGAGACCGCCATGGCAAGCGGGGCCGCGGATCCGTGGGCCAGTGACTCCACCACTCGTAGTGACGGTCGGGAGTCGTGGGAGACGCCCGTACTCGCCGGTGCTGGTGCAGGTTTCGGCGAGCCACCGTTCTGA
- a CDS encoding ParB/RepB/Spo0J family partition protein: MPATLAEPGTHDLTETKQIEPNPRDAEDNPDTDATHSPDTALEAGPPLNAEAGFRDPRELVIGENIRQEFDPAEHPKQAASIRAFGVQAPVLVERETDGSLHVLDGQVRTLIAAAEGVGTVPVWITDVDTSIDITERRITRALRQLNLNDRRIPITDADRAGGVALMLDLGASVTRIAEGLQTEHAKIRTAGVIGRSATARRLLDDSQYSLAHLETIAHYEALGDTNAVTQLNFPRIDFRYRATLIEEERTATRARLAAALPYAASGFGVLTEDPDLATELTNLIPATGLVTSEGEPVTETEIYADAHRWAVYVVVDDSDADLVAADTGELVDPDTVDWDATDPDVEPGEGLRSAHGLVTRERWLPTYYLLAEHLPASGLQLPVPEPTVDRADDPLDAADTEQADREAARAARRRVIELNKQGSAAKIRRIEFLTELLAARSAPPGTAAFVASSLNREPGLLSSWGASTTTHKLLGVTSTGEVTEKIGAATTGRAWVIVLALVLGALESQIEKDSWRRPPSGAARYLNFLAELGTRKGFALVDVERAITREIDYNDIDLDNPGAVAVETVEALAA, encoded by the coding sequence ATGCCCGCCACCCTGGCCGAGCCCGGCACCCACGACCTCACCGAGACCAAGCAGATCGAACCCAATCCACGCGACGCTGAGGACAACCCCGACACCGACGCAACTCATTCGCCGGACACCGCTCTGGAGGCGGGCCCACCGCTCAACGCGGAGGCGGGTTTCCGTGATCCTCGTGAGCTGGTGATCGGGGAGAACATCCGCCAGGAGTTCGACCCGGCCGAACACCCGAAGCAAGCCGCCTCGATCCGGGCGTTCGGTGTTCAGGCACCGGTCTTGGTCGAGCGCGAGACCGACGGCAGCCTGCACGTCCTCGACGGCCAGGTCCGCACCCTGATCGCCGCCGCGGAAGGAGTCGGCACGGTGCCGGTGTGGATCACCGACGTCGACACCAGCATCGACATCACCGAACGCCGGATCACCCGCGCGCTGCGCCAGCTCAATCTCAACGACCGGCGCATCCCGATCACCGATGCCGACCGTGCCGGCGGTGTCGCGTTGATGCTCGACCTCGGCGCGAGCGTGACCCGCATCGCCGAAGGGTTGCAGACCGAGCACGCCAAGATCCGCACCGCCGGGGTGATCGGTCGATCCGCCACCGCACGACGGTTGCTCGACGACTCCCAGTACTCGCTCGCTCACCTCGAGACGATCGCGCACTACGAAGCGCTCGGCGACACCAACGCCGTGACCCAGCTCAACTTCCCCCGCATCGACTTCCGATATCGCGCCACCTTGATCGAAGAGGAGCGCACCGCTACCCGTGCCCGGTTGGCCGCGGCACTGCCCTACGCCGCAAGCGGATTCGGTGTCCTGACCGAGGACCCTGACCTCGCCACCGAACTGACGAACCTGATTCCGGCTACCGGCCTTGTCACGAGTGAGGGTGAGCCGGTGACCGAGACCGAGATCTACGCGGACGCTCATCGGTGGGCGGTCTATGTTGTGGTCGACGACAGCGACGCTGATCTCGTCGCCGCCGACACCGGTGAGCTCGTCGATCCCGACACCGTCGACTGGGACGCCACCGACCCGGATGTCGAGCCCGGTGAGGGATTGCGCAGCGCGCACGGGCTGGTGACCCGAGAACGGTGGCTTCCCACCTACTACCTGCTCGCCGAACACCTGCCCGCCAGCGGACTCCAGCTCCCTGTCCCCGAACCCACGGTCGACCGTGCCGACGATCCCCTCGACGCGGCCGACACCGAGCAGGCCGACCGGGAGGCGGCGCGGGCGGCGCGGCGGCGGGTGATCGAGTTGAACAAGCAGGGCTCGGCCGCCAAGATCCGCCGCATCGAGTTCCTGACCGAGCTGCTCGCCGCGCGCTCCGCCCCACCCGGAACCGCAGCGTTCGTCGCTTCGTCGCTGAACCGGGAACCAGGGTTGCTCTCGAGCTGGGGTGCCTCGACCACGACACACAAACTGTTGGGCGTTACCAGCACCGGCGAAGTCACGGAGAAGATCGGTGCGGCGACGACGGGGCGGGCGTGGGTGATCGTGCTCGCATTGGTCTTGGGTGCCCTCGAGTCGCAGATCGAGAAGGACTCCTGGCGCAGACCGCCGTCCGGGGCGGCCCGGTACCTGAACTTTCTCGCCGAGCTCGGCACGAGGAAAGGCTTCGCGCTCGTCGACGTCGAACGCGCCATCACCCGCGAGATCGACTACAACGACATCGATCTCGACAACCCGGGAGCCGTCGCGGTCGAGACAGTCGAAGCTCTCGCCGCCTGA